A portion of the Geoalkalibacter ferrihydriticus DSM 17813 genome contains these proteins:
- a CDS encoding anthranilate synthase component I family protein, with the protein MTPITLTLPLDHFDPLHLYLQLCPQGPGFLESLNPTPRTGRFSILPLRVRDIFRLDEQGLAQFENAQTRFLPGDPFVALEKVLAARRLPQSCEKTPFPGGFFGYLGYDLARWIEDLPHLARRDLPVPALWLAWVDVTAVYDHAAHSLTLAALDQACDLEQLARRIKIACDQPLVDPRPLATSPLAPVLSREEFIDRVRRAQDYIAAGDIYQANLSCRFDGHTAAPGTDLYAHLRRVNPSPFACYLRTPEVEIISSSPERLVSLHGRLAETRPIAGTRPRGYTPPEDVLLGNELLGHPKERAEHVMLLDLERNDLGKVCTAGSVEVDEFMVLERYSHVTHIVSNVRGLVREDCGPFELLRAMFPGGTITGVPKKRCMEIIEELEPVGRGTYTGSAGYISAGGEMDWNILIRTFQRCGKRLTYQTGAGIVADSNPEHEWAECLAKGAALRKALEGQS; encoded by the coding sequence TGCGCGTGCGCGATATTTTCCGTCTTGATGAACAGGGCCTGGCCCAATTTGAAAACGCCCAAACGCGCTTTTTGCCTGGCGATCCCTTCGTGGCGCTGGAGAAGGTTCTGGCCGCGCGGCGCTTGCCCCAGAGCTGTGAAAAGACTCCTTTTCCCGGCGGCTTCTTCGGCTACCTCGGCTATGACCTGGCGCGCTGGATCGAGGATCTGCCGCACCTGGCACGCCGCGACTTGCCCGTGCCGGCCCTGTGGCTGGCTTGGGTCGATGTCACCGCGGTTTACGATCATGCCGCGCACAGCCTGACTCTGGCCGCGCTGGATCAGGCCTGCGATCTCGAACAACTCGCCCGCCGCATCAAGATTGCCTGCGACCAGCCCCTGGTCGATCCGCGGCCCCTGGCGACGTCGCCCCTCGCACCGGTCCTCAGCCGCGAGGAGTTTATCGACCGGGTGCGCCGCGCCCAGGACTATATTGCCGCAGGCGACATCTACCAGGCCAACCTCTCGTGCCGTTTCGACGGACACACCGCTGCGCCCGGCACCGACCTCTATGCCCATCTGCGCAGAGTCAATCCCTCGCCCTTCGCCTGCTACCTGCGCACCCCGGAGGTCGAAATCATCTCCTCGTCCCCCGAGCGCCTGGTTTCGCTGCACGGACGTCTGGCTGAAACACGACCGATTGCAGGAACCCGTCCGCGCGGCTATACTCCTCCAGAGGATGTGCTGCTCGGAAACGAATTGCTCGGCCACCCCAAGGAGCGCGCCGAGCATGTGATGCTTCTTGATCTCGAACGCAACGACCTCGGCAAGGTGTGCACTGCCGGCAGCGTGGAGGTGGATGAGTTCATGGTGCTCGAGCGCTACTCGCATGTCACCCACATTGTCTCCAACGTGCGCGGTCTGGTACGCGAGGATTGTGGGCCCTTCGAACTACTGCGCGCCATGTTTCCCGGGGGAACGATTACCGGCGTCCCCAAAAAGCGCTGTATGGAGATCATCGAGGAACTCGAACCTGTGGGGCGCGGCACTTACACTGGCAGCGCCGGCTACATCAGCGCCGGCGGCGAGATGGACTGGAACATTCTGATTCGCACCTTTCAACGCTGCGGCAAGCGCTTGACCTATCAGACGGGAGCCGGTATTGTCGCCGATTCGAATCCCGAACACGAATGGGCTGAATGCCTGGCCAAAGGCGCAGCTTTGCGCAAAGCCCTGGAGGGGCAGTCATGA